From the Gouania willdenowi chromosome 19, fGouWil2.1, whole genome shotgun sequence genome, one window contains:
- the LOC114481734 gene encoding gap junction gamma-1 protein-like yields MSWSFLTRLLEEIHNHSTFVGKIWLTVLIVFRIVLTAVGGESIYYDEQSKFVCNSGQPGCENVCYDAFAPLSHVRFWVFQIILVATPSLMYLGFAVNKIARAEEQADSGALGGFSRRRPKKHYLTGRRQHRGIEEGEDDNEEDPMIYEMAEVESDGGGAAKGSSDEKQGKVKVRHDGRQRIREDGLMRIYAIQLLARTLLEVAFLCGQYALYGFSVPAMYVCTSRPCPHSVDCFVSRPTEKTIFLLIMYTVSLLCLVLNVWEMLHLGVGTICEIIRARQVQVPKVEMYGRTQAAVNEAALSGEKYSNYTFPWSTPSAPPGYNIAIKPLVVSTENNSQPLLITDLSNAKMACRQNHVNKAQEERQEYSINEENLCRAGAGDAVRHVHKDSVQPHNTLEAECQTYGQLQSNGYNHNKPHRERKARHTSRHASSKAETDRGSSSTSSTKYGVIKSSEWI; encoded by the coding sequence ATGAGCTGGAGTTTCCTGACTCGTCTGCTGGAAGAAATCCACAATCACTCTACGTTTGTGGGAAAGATCTGGCTCACCGTACTGATCGTGTTCCGCATCGTGCTGACGGCTGTGGGAGGCGAGTCCATCTACTACGATGAGCAGAGCAAGTTTGTCTGCAACTCCGGTCAGCCGGGCTGCGAGAATGTCTGCTACGACGCCTTCGCTCCGCTATCGCACGTCCGCTTCTGGGTTTTCCAGATTATTCTAGTGGCCACGCCCTCTCTCATGTACCTGGGCTTTGCCGTCAACAAGATAGCTCGAGCAGAGGAGCAGGCTGACAGTGGAGCGCTGGGCGGATTTTCACGGAGGAGACCGAAGAAGCACTATCTCACAGGAAGAAGGCAGCACAGGGGTATCGAGGAGGGTGAGGATGACAACGAGGAAGATCCTATGATCTACGAGATGGCAGAGGTGGAGAGCGACGGAGGCGGAGCAGCAAAAGGAAGTAGCGATGAAAAGCAGGGAAAAGTCAAGGTCCGCCACGACGGGCGTCAGCGCATCAGAGAGGATGGGTTGATGCGCATCTATGCCATACAGCTGTTGGCGCGCACCCTGCTGGAGGTGGCTTTCCTCTGTGGACAGTACGCCCTCTACGGGTTCTCCGTCCCCGCCATGTACGTGTGCACCAGCCGGCCCTGCCCTCACAGCGTGGACTGCTTTGTGTCACGACCAACTGAGAAAACCATCTTTCTCCTCATCATGTACACCGTCTCCCTGCTCTGTCTGGTCCTCAACGTGTGGGAGATGCTTCACCTGGGCGTAGGCACCATCTGTGAGATCATACGGGCCCGTCAGGTGCAGGTGCCCAAGGTTGAGATGTACGGACGGACGCAGGCAGCTGTCAACGAGGCGGCGCTTAGCGGGGAGAAATACAGCAACTACACGTTTCCTTGGAGCACACCATCCGCCCCGCCGGGTTACAACATCGCAATCAAACCTCTCGTAGTGTCCACGGAAAACAACAGCCAGCCATTGCTCATTACAGATCTGAGCAATGCCAAAATGGCGTGCAGGCAGAATCACGTGAACAAAGCCCAGGAGGAGAGGCAGGAGTACAGTATTAACGAGGAGAACCTGTGCCGAGCTGGGGCGGGAGACGCCGTCAGACACGTTCATAAGGACAGCGTTCAGCCTCACAACACGCTGGAGGCTGAATGTCAGACCTACGGCCAGCTGCAGAGCAACGGCTACAACCACAACAAGCCTCACCGCGAACGCAAAGCCCGGCATACCTCTAGACACGCCTCCAGCAAGGCGGAAACAGACagaggcagcagcagcaccagcagcaccAAGTATGGAGTCATAAAGAGTTCAGAGTGGATATGA
- the dbf4b gene encoding protein DBF4 homolog A, which translates to MQPQQVSKKRVRLTKQDPREKKLEGKTFYLDNLKKCQSTLIWENIHALGGKVESFLHRDVNFVVTGSKEDFESPRPEGSKGGAKTINEEVQKTSKQQERVLSNDKVKQRPVTPRPVACGSRGKALLEKAIRNNEHLQESSVLSNARSWGVKIMYVDDAFSYLKQLSQEASTAKQKPSDIKARTLKAPFLKIEDLSRKYKPLFMLCVSLPTLSYRSRYSPFEPPPPPLFWDEKGTEKEQNKARENKVESIFSDKCQAPPSFEPVPRLLRKKDGSYCEICRQSFTSMEEHLQSDQHRSFVLDPSNYALVDGLVAEMLPGFDPNPPEQQEESVNRSPFLNFSEVEFFADAEEEEEHAVRVLLEQNSSFITGSAMDPLSSSSSPEAQVTTADLHSFAAEPDFQHENINAESQVMPVLHIEPQAQEAHQQQAETELLPLCPSSPPPLPDLYLLPPVLSPQTPFSMELSNPYSDPPVLSPQQFTFIPIDPSSSLVSVVEVKELKQDQQRSQTASGHTHRKRCRSASPDGGDMKRTRTVSFRSSSCPAVPSATCIKALKDNMTEVHDHALIQTYALPNVPSSPNTRSQRTCITFETVASNNSHTLNLNNSDLTIEKASLSTQCPTTSVCIEAALIPATTSMVSSSSDSDWDCELLSWLGSTASTTPQMPSEHNSKMDKELLHRPCKPMRDTSYESHLHTVLRPLTSTGPRVEDNDSLSFSRTSAQIVK; encoded by the exons ATGCAGCCACAGCAGGTATCAAAGAAGCGAGTTCGTCTGACCAAACAGGACCCAAGAGAGAAGAAACTAGAGGGAAAGACCTTCTACTTGGACAATTTGAAGAAATGTCAGTCCACTTTGATTTGGGAGAACATACATGCTCTTGGAGGG aaaGTGGAGAGTTTCCTCCACAGGGATGTAAACTTTGTTGTGACCGGGAGCAAAGAGGACTTTGAATCACCGAGGCCTGAAGGTAGTAAAGGAGGAGCAAAGACGATAAATGAGGAAGTCCAAAAAACATCTAAGCAGCAGGAGAGAGTTCTCAGCAACGACAAAGTCAAACAGCGACCAGTAACTCCTCGACCAGTG GCCTGTGGTAGTCGGGGGAAAGCTCTGCTTGAAAAAGCCATTCGCAACAAT GAGCATCTGCAGGAAAGCAGTGTGTTGTCCAACGCACGCTCCTGGGGAGTGAAGATCATGTACGTGGATG ATGCCTTCTCATATCTGAAGCAATTATCTCAAGAGGCTTCGACTGCAAAGCAAAAACCTTCTGACATCAAAG CGAGGACATTGAAAGCCCCCTTTCTCAAAATTGAAGATTTGAGCAG GAAATACAAGCCTCTGTTCATGCTGTGTGTGAGCCTCCCCACTCTGAGCTACCGGAGCCGCTACAGTCCCTTTgaaccccctcctcctcctcttttttgGGATGAAAAGGGAACGGAAAAGGAACAAAACAAAGCAAG GGAAAACAAAGTTGAAAGCATCTTCTCAGACAAATGTCAAGCACCGCCCAGTTTTGAGCCTGTACCGAGGCTGCTTCGCAAGAAGGATGGATCTTATTGTGAAATCTGTCGACAATCATTTACCAGTATGGAAGAG CACCTGCAGTCAGACCAGCACCGCTCATTTGTGCTGGATCCATCAAACTACGCTCTGGTTGATGGACTCGTGGCTGAAATGCTTCCAGGATTTGACCCCAATCCCCCAGAGCAGCAAGAGGAAAGCGTGAACAG gtCACCTTTCCTAAATTTCTCTGAAGTGGAGTTTTTCGCTgatgctgaggaggaggaggagcatgcTGTTCGGGTTCTGCTTGAACAAAACTCATCATTTATAACTGGTTCAGCAATGGATCCTCTGTCCAGCAGCTCATCACCAGAAGCTCAGGTTACCACTGCAGACCTTCACTCGTTTGCTGCAGAGCCAGACTTCCAGCATGAAAATATCAATGCTGAAAGCCAGGTCATGCCTGTATTACATATCGAACCACAAGCCCAGGAAGCACATCAACAACAGGCTGAAACTGAGCTCCTGCCACTTTGCCCTAGTTCTCCACCTCCACTCCCTGATCTCTATCTTCTGCCTCCAGTTCTTAGTCCCCAAACCCCCTTTAGTATGGAGCTGAGCAATCCTTATTCAGACCCCCCCGTCCTTAGCCCTCAACAGTTCACATTCATCCCAATAGATCCATCTTCAAGTCTCGTATCTGTGGTTGAAGTGAAAGAATTGAAGCAGGATCAACAGAGATCTCAAACTGCTTCAGGACACACTCACAGAAAGCGCTGTCGGTCTGCCAGCCCTGATGGTGGCGACATGAAGAGGACGAGGACGGTCTCATTCAGGTCCAGCTCCTGCCCTGCTGTACCAAGTGCTACATGTATAAAGGCCCTAAAAGACAATATGACTGAGGTTCATGACCATGCACTGATACAGACCTATGCACTTCCAAACGTGCCTTCTTCACCCAACACTCGGTCACAACGTACTTGTATCACGTTTGAAACAGTTGCATCAAATAATTCTCACACATTAAATCTTAATAACTCTGATTTAACAATAGAAAAAGCCAGTTTGTCCACCCAGTGTCCCACTACCTCAGTCTGCATCGAGGCAGCCCTCATCCCCGCCACAACCTCAATggtttcctcctcctctgactCAGACTGGGACTGTGAGCTGCTGTCCTGGTTGGGCTCCACGGCGTCCACGACGCCGCAGATGCCTTCAGAGCACAATAGTAAGATGGACAAAGAACTGCTCCACAGGCCGTGCAAGCCCATGCGCGACACCAGCTATGAGTCCCATCTACACACAGTGTTACGTCCTCTAACGTCTACTGGCCCCAGGGTGGAAGATAACGACAGCTTGTCGTTTTCCAGAACTTCAGCACAGATTGTCAAATGA